A stretch of DNA from Cryptomeria japonica chromosome 4, Sugi_1.0, whole genome shotgun sequence:
TAAATAGAAAATTTTAGCATAACTTCATATATACATTCAACTATAACAGATATAAAATATATGTCAGTTCTTGATAAACACCACTTCCCGTACATCAGGAATGATGTAACCTTATCACTAACCAGAGCTTtaataatgaataatacaattaaaTATAGTTAACTAAATCCTCATTAAATAGAGAAAGGTAACCATCAAATTCCATTTCAGGGTTCTGTTTATACCATCATAAGAAGCATTTTGTGCATGTTCACCAACATGGATGAgatcaaaagaaaatataaattgtGTTTCAAATATACTGGACCACAACCCTTGAAGATATCGtagaaacaacaggtaggaaaGTATCATTTTTATCAACTTTGTTACCATCTCTCGTAAGAAAAGGGTCGTATCGTAGTAATCCTCTAGTTCTActcattttttaaatttcttttggcaaaaagctaaaaatatattaaatagaaGAATTACAAAGTACAAGATACAAAGTTGAGAGATTTCCAAATAATAGTGGATATAACCACCCAAAGAACCTGAAGGAGCCAAATAGGCCTCCTAACAAACTTGCATAATCAAATGGTCCATATGAAAATGAGAAGTAGTAGCATAGATAAAGCACCATCATCCTACATCATTTTGAagaaaaattaaaagttgagcgaCTTTATCTATTGAAAGAGAGTCCAAATTAGAGACACTTCACCCACAAGGAGCATGTGATGCCCATTTGGCAAGCAAATCAGAAACCCTATTCCACTCCCGAGGAATATGAGTAAAAGAGATAGAACTAAAACGACGAGAAATCTGACGAATTTGGGCAACCAATGATGAAAGTTGCCAACAAGAGCTCTTAGAATACAGATTTGCAAGGAGAGAGACTAAAATCAACGAATCCAACTCACAAATAACATGAATCCAATTTAAGTCAAGAGCCTGTTGTAAGGAAAATAAGAGAGCTCGACCTTCCATCTAATTGTTCATCCCAAAACCTATTGCCACTAAAAAAAAAGAATTGCATAACACCAATATGGTCCCTACCAACACCTCCAATTCCCGCAGGTCTAGGATTTCCATGAGAGGACCAATACCAAACCCCTTTCCAACATCTCCCAGAGGTGGAGTTCATTCTTGATGTTGTTGGGGCCTTTTAGTGATGTAAGATCATGCTCTCTCTTAGCTTTCGACCAGGCTAGTACTATTGTTAGAGTGAAGCTTTTTGCTATTGTTGATCATATAGAGGTGATTTCAAAAGTAGGGTTAGTTGGGGTCTTGTCTCTAAGTTAAAAGGATGTGGCTAAAAGGTTTTTTCTCATTCTCAAGTGGCTTATGTGGGATTTTTCAGCTAAGGTCTTTATATATTTTCTACAACTTTTGGTTTAGGTTTGTTATCTTCCTCATTCATTGCTTCAATGggttcatttctatctcttctactATGAGATTGGATTTTTACTCGTGTCTTTATTCTCCTAATTTAACTACAATTGGTAGCTGATTCATGCCTCCTTTGTATTGGGGTTCTTTTTTGGCTCCTTTCACAATTGTTCTCGTTACAACTTAGGGTACTTGTTTAAGGTTTCAAGCTCCCTATCCGAACCCCATGGTTGTCAGAATGTAGTCTTAGATCAAGGTCGAGACCCTTGTTTCTCACCAATTATTGCTCGAGTTAAAAGCTTTTGATTTTATTAGACTTACTCCTTGTGAGATTTGTTGTTCTCAACTTTCTAATAATTTTTTCCCTTTTTTGTTTGTCTCTTTCACCTTGATGGCTGAACTATACCGTGTCCAAACCCTCTCCTGCTTAcctaatcaaaacattaaaaaatagtaaaaaatctcAAATCTTTGAATCAatacaaattaaaatatattattattatataaaatatttcCAGTAATATATTTAGTTATTCACATTGATGGATATAAAACATTCTATTCAGCTTAATAGTAAGTAATAATAATACAATCGTGTTTCAAAATAAGGGGACCACAACCCTTGGAGATATCGTAAAAAAACAAGCAagaaaatatttttaatgaaaaaggTTACTTTGGTCGCTGGCAAGCTCAGGGCCGAGACAAATGGAGTCCCAGTCGCAGTTAACCTCTCTTAGCCGACACGTGTGGCCCACTACTGCTGGAATAACTTAAGCCCTGGTCCCGACTACCGATTTGGctgcattaaaaataaataattttatcgaATGacattaatttataatatattggtGTTCTATTAAATTTGATAGTCTGTCGTCGCCCTGACGTGGTGTTGCATGCAACCTCTTCTCTCATGATCGAAATTTCGTTATCTTCCTTCCACCTACatatttgtttgattttgttgGAATGACACTCCAATATTGGATTCCAACACGCAAATATGAAAATGCCTCCGTTGACGTTTAAAGACTATTTAAACTTGAAAAGCAAGGGTGAAATTTTTCATTTAATCTTAGAGCTAAAATTTTAATCTTTCTGTCCACCGACTATTTTAAACGAATGTCATCTCATGGGAATCTTGGATATGCCATAGGAAGTTTTGGACTAACGCCACGCGGTAGCCCGAATACAGCTATAAATGCAACCCCCTTACTACCAATTCCTCACATCATCCCATCCTCGGATTTGAGTCTCAAGTCTAGTTTTCCTCTTCACCCAAGTCCTCTAGGATATATTTCTAGGCCTATTTTAAAAGATCAGGATGTCCAAAGCCATGCTTCCTGACAACAATGTAATCCCCGGCGATAATGATAAGAAAGCTCTGGAGTTCATTGAGAATGTCACCATACATGCTGATCGAGTGCAGGCCCAAGTGCTTTCTGAGATTTTGACGAGGAACGCGAATACCGAATACCTAAAGCGCTATGACCTCAATGGTCTCACTGATAGGGACTCTTTCAAAAAACTCTTGCCCGTCATTACATACGAGGATTTGCTGCCTGATATTGTGCGAATTGCTAACGGGGATAAGTCTCCCATTCTGTCATCTCATCCAGTCTCCGAATTTCTAACCAGGTAAATAAAagatatattttaatttttcaccTAAAGGTCAGGTGAATCAAATAGCGTCATGTGTATGTTTCTAGAGGAAGTTCAATTCAAAGTTAAAAATCTGTTGTCCGATTTGCTATAACAGTTCTGGAACATCCGCTGGAGAACGCAAGCTGATGCCCACAATCGAAGAGGAGTTAGACCGGAGAACGCTTCTTTACAGCCTTCTCATGCCTGTCATGAACCAGTCAGTTCTTTCTCCCTCAAATTCTCATATTTACAGATACATATATGTCAAAGGGTCATGTTTTAAAGTTGGTAAATGGTGTGTGGCAGGTACATAAAGGGGCTggacaagggaaaaggtatgtaCTTCCTCTTCATCAAATCTGAAACCAAGACTCCTGGCGGATTAGTAGCTCGGCCGGTTCTAACGAGCTACTACAAGAGCCGGCACTTCAGAGAAAAGCCTTTTGATCCCTACAATGTCTACACCAGCCCCATGGAGGCCATTTTGTGCCCCGATTCCCACCAGAGCATGTACGCTCAGCTCCTCTGTGGCCTTGCCCAAAACAAACAAGTTCTCAGAGCAGGAGCCGTCTTCGCCTCAGGCTTGCTCAGAGCAATACGTTTCCTGGAACAGCACTGGCGGTCACTTTGCCATGACATTCGCATGGGAAGCGTGAGTGAGGAAGACGTGACCGACCCTTCATTAAGAAAGGTCGTGATGAACATATTGAGTCCCAATCCTGAGCTTGCAGATCTCATGGAGAGCGAGTGCTCAAAGGCATCATGGGAAGGAATAATCAAGCGGATCTGGCCCAACACAAAGTACTTGGAAGTGATCGTGACAGGCGCCATGGCACAGTACATTCCCACCCTCGATTTTTACAGCGGTGGACTCCCTCAGTTGTGCACAATGTACGCCTCCTCCGAGTGCTACTTCGGCCTCAATCTCCACCCGCTGAGCAAACCGTGGGATGTGTCGTACACAATCATGCCCAATATGGGCTACTTCGAATTCCTTCCCCTTCGCCGGGACAATCACAGTGAAAAAATCAACAATCAGCTAGAGCTGGTGGAGCTCGCTGACGTCAAAGTAGGTGAAGAATATGAACTTGTGGTAACCACATACGCAGGTAAATTGTCACAAAAATAAAAAGCGTTATATAATGATTATCTCAGTAGGTTCTATACCTAAGAAGCAAAAAACGTTATATAATGATTATCTGAACATGCTGTATATCAGAAACATGAAAAGCGTTATATAATGATTGATTAACGTagttatttttgcatgtcttaataATCAATATTATTTTTTTCGTTGCTGCGATACAGGGCTGTATCGTTACAGGGTGGGAGACGTGCTCAGAGTGACCGGCTTCCACAACTCAGCACCGCAGTTTCACTTCGTATGCCGGAAAAATGTAATGTTGAGCATTGACTCGGACAAAACTGACGAAGTTGAGCTGCAGAACGCGGTGAATAAGGCAACTGAGCATCTGGAGAGTTATGGAGCTCGAGTGATTGAGTACACGAGCTACGCAGACGTATCTACCATTCCGGGACATTACGTTCTGTTCTGGGAGCTGAACAGTGCAAGGCATGCGGAAGTGCCTGCTGAGGTGTTGCAGCAGTGTTGTCTCACTGTGGAGGAGTGTTTAAATTCGGTTTACAGGCAAGGCAGAGCCGCCGACAAATCCATTGGCCCTCTGGAGATCAAAATAGTAGAAATTGGGACTTTTGATGAGTTGATGGATTATGCCCTTAGCCGAGGGGCATCTATCAATCAATACAAGGCACCCCGCTGCGTGAAGTTCGCTCCAATACTCGAGCTTCTCAATTCTAGAGTCACAGCCTCCTATTTTAGCCCCATGTGTCCCAAATGGACTCCTACACGCACAGACTGGGAAAGTCATACTAAATCTCTCTAAATTTTCATCTGCATCCCATAGTCGCTCAACAATTAGGGTTTCTCATTTTGAATAAAGCTTTGATTTCGATGTTTATGTAACAATTTGAAGCAGATGTTAAATATGATGAAATACAATGCAGTAGTTTGAAGCATTCCTATCAGAAGACGTCAAACGGTTTTGACGTAATTTAGAGTAACAAATATTGTGACTCCGATCATATTGgtttgttttattagttgagaaaatttagaaaataatgatATCTTAAACTATTTTCTGTATAATATATTTAAGTTGAGAAAGTTTTATTGGTAAAAATTGACATGGTATTTTTAAGGTTATGGTTTTGGGATATTTAGTGTATATTAATAACTCTTTTTAGAGATACACAATGAATAACACAACAAGTAGTTTGAAGCAGTTTCAATAGAAGttatgaaatgtttttttttgttagtttagAGGAACAAATATTGTGACTCTGACCATATTCATTTgctaagagaaaattgagaaaataatgatCTCTACAATAATTTttgtattataatatatttaaGAGAATCTTCTAGGTAATAAGTGACATGGTATTTCTAAGGTTATGGACTTGGGATCTTTAGTAGATTTTAATAACTATTTTTAGAGACAcacaatgaataacacaatgcagTAGTTTGAAGAAAACCTCTTCGAAGAAAACCTCTTCGAAGAAAACCTCATGAGTTTAGAGGAACAAATAAAATGCTTTTCTCATTAATTTAGAGGAACAAATATTGTGACTCTAACCATATTCATTTTCTTTACATGAGAGAAAACTTATAAAATACGAATCTCTTAAACAATTTTCTTTATGATATATTTAAGTTAAGAGAATATTGTAGgtaaaaattgacaaaaaatttaTAAGGTTATGTTTCTAGGACCTTTATTAGATTTTAATAACTATGTTTAGAGATAcacaatgaataacacaatgcaataGTTGTGAAGATGGGCAGTAACACGCGAGCTGTAGGGAATGGACAAGATAGGGTTTTTTTGGGTGACGACTCAAGTGAAGAGGATGAGGACGATGATGCAGATGAGCTAGGAGAAGCTCTTGTCTTTTCAACCCGTGCTTGTTGTTTAGCCCTACACTCTGGATTTGCTTTTGGTTGTAGTTTTTTGAAGATCTGGGCGGGgtgtggtggggatggaggtgatCTTTTCCTCCAATTTTCTTGATCTCCTTGGCAAGGGTTGGGGACTGCAATTTTTTTTTGGGTGTTGGTGGCAGGACTATGTCTTGTTACAAGAAGGTGCGgctgtgttggtggatgctctttGCTTTGGGAGTGAGCAAAATGCTTTGCAACTTTGGAGATGGAAGACCTAGTCTTTTAGGGTTCGTGTTTTCTATTTTTGTGGTTGGTCTACTACGAGTTTTTCTTTGCTCAGGTTTTGTGAGGCTTCCACTCTTGTGGGTGGTTTGGTTGTTTTGGATGGCTTGTTGCTTTTTTTGTGTGGACCCTTTGTTCTCTCTTGGTTTATTTCTTGGTGAGGGTTTTTCACACTCTTCCTATCCATTCTCATGGATCTTTATATGAGGTTTTtttctctcctatggaggtggagtggcgGCATGGGTTCTAGGTTGAGTTTGGGTGTTCAGGGAAGTTAGGTTGCTCTCTTTTATGTCCTATTAAGGTGGAGAGTAGGTGTTGGAGATTTTCTCAACTGTTTTTGTTCATGTTGTTGGTTGAGGGAGTTGATCAAAAGCCTCATGGTTTTCTTTGCAAAAGGTTCTAGGTTTACAGTTTTACCCTTGTTTCCCATAACGGTTTGCTGGTTGTAGGAGCGTATAAAAACACTCTTGGCCATATTATTCTTTCAGGACAAGATGTTATTTTCTAGGCCTTggtaggttgtgggagccttgtaaaacccactttctTGTCAACCTATGTTCCTCCTTAtcctattgaggtggccctttctcctattgaggtagaGAGTAAGTGTGGAGGAGCTTGTTGGCTGCTACAGTTTGTGCTGCTAGTTGAGGAAGCTAGTTTTAACCCTCATAGTGTTCTTCATAGATGGTTCTGGGTTCATAGTTTTATCACTATGTCCTAGAATGGTTTGTTGGTTGTGGGAGCCTATAGAAACCATCTTAGCTAGATTGTGCATATAGGTAGTGTTGTTGTTTTCTGAGCCTTAGAAGGTTGTGGTAGCCTTTTAAACTCACTTTCAAGGTTGAGGGAGTCTCAAAAAAtcctatgtttttgtttctttttgggATTGGCTGGTTGCTAGCAGTTTTCAAAGGCCTAGTTTGGCCATTATTTGTTTTTGGCTAGGTTTTAGCTATGTGGTGTTTTGTGGCTAGGAGCTTCTATTACAGGTTATGGGAGCCTAGGAAAATCCTTCTTGTTGGCTAAGGATGCCTTTTAAAACCCTTGTTCCTTGTATTTTTTGGTCTAGTGTCTATTGGTTTAGACCACATGTTTGTGCTAGCCTGTGTTGTAATGTCTTAAGTGTAAGGATTGGATGATGTTCAGTTGCATGTGGATGTACTAGTTATTTTGGTTCGCGTAGTCTTTGGGTTTGGGCTCTAGACGCCTGTAAGTCCAGAAGGTTTCAAGTCCTTTTAAAACTTGTTGTTTGTTGTTGAGTAGTCTAGCTCATTTCTTGTTGGTAGCTTTCTGGTTGCATGGGTTTCAGGATcccatcaaaacttgttttatcctaatcaaaaacatAATGCAATAGTTTGAAGCAATCCTATCAGAAGATGTCAAATGGTTTTCTTATTAATTTAGAGGAAAAAATATTGTGACTCTAACCATATTCATTTTCTTTACATcaacaaaaatttagaaaatagtGATCTTTAAAACAATTTCGTGTATAATATGTTTAATTTAAGAAAATCTTATAGGTAAAAATTGACATGGTATTTCTAGTTTTAATAGAATATTTTTAGAGACACATAATGAATTTTGGATAGTTCAAAGGAATTTATAGAAaggaaatgaattttattttagatgatttaaaaaatataaaattaaaagagCATATATATTTTTTTGGACAAAGaggattaatttttttaattgctttTTAATGAGGGAAAAACATGTTTTGAAGGAGCCCCTAAATCTTGATTAGTAACAGATATAGACATAAAATACATAGCCAAACAACAACTTAACCACAACAAAAAGGATCCAAAAGACAAACCCTTAAAACAAGAcgccaacaaaaaaaataaaaaacctaattcaaattcttcAAGGCCTCAACAACCTCAACTTCCATCTAATCTATATTTTGAGCCAGGTTCATTAGATCTTGCAATTGTAACTTTGTTTTCTCCCTATTATTCTTGAGATGTCCACAAGTCCAAGTTGATGGGCCTCCACTGTATTCCTTAGTTTGGTTACACTTCTCAACAAATAAAATctacaaaagataacaaaaaaccTAACACAAATTCATGAAGGCTCCAACAACCTCAACTTTCATTAGAAGCAGATTCTAATCCAAGCTTGTCAGATCTTGTAATTAAAAGTTTTCTTGCCCCCTAGTTCTCTCGAGATGTCCACAAGTCTAAGCTGATGGACCTCCACTATAAGCTTTAGTTTTCTTACCTTATCCAAATTCTGAGCAAAGTTCATTAGatcttacaattttttttaattgttaagaCTAAAAGTGTTAtataatatttctaaacaacatTAATAGTCAATAAAGTCTAgagaataaaaatttaaatattttttctacAAAACCACACCCACCAAGTTCCATAagagaaaaaattaaattaaaattaagacAATTAGAACATAAAATCAAGCTATCAACCCAAATCTTCATGGAGTGAAAAGAATTGTGAAGAATTGGTTGAAGAAAGAGATCCCCAGCCCATAACATTCCACCTATAGTCAACATCATAAGCCCATTTAGCCTAATAGTTAGTAGCCTCATTCCATTTTTGAGGAACATAAGTAAAAAATATGGAATCAAAATTTCTTGGTAAGCGAATAATTTTTCCCATAAACACTACCAATCTCcaagaaaattaagaaaaaattTCATTATTCAAAAGAGAAACCAAAATTTTTGGATCCATCTCACAAGTAACATTTTTCCAACCTAACTCACAAGCTTTCTTTGTACTATTGAGACAAATTGAGCCACCATGTGATTATTTGTAGCAATCCCCATAGGTAATGAGAAAAAATTATGAACTAACCCATTACTCTCCCTTCCAATTCCACCAATCTGAGTAGCACTTAGATTAGCTCATGAAGAAGCATCAATATTAATTTTATGGAACTTTTAAAGAGGAAGAGAACATTTATTGTCTCTAGTCACCTTATTCAAATATCTAATCTTATGATTAATATTAGTTGAACATTTTAATTTCACCAAAtccaatttcaaaaatttagattaTTAGAAGAAGAAAGAACCAAATTTTAGAGCACTTGTGTAATTTTTCTTTTGCTGAGCCCAAAACCTTTTACTTAATATACACAATAAGACTTTGATAGTCTTGGAATTAAGATTGTCAATTTGAGGAATGCTTCTTAACTTGACAATCTTAATATTAGATTTAATTGCTTGAATTTTATTTAATATCTTCTATTATTATTTGATTTAATGTTGAGTTAAATTTGAAAAAATCCAAACCTATTCTATAATGAAAAACTTTGAATTCTATTTCCTTAACAAATAAAATCTTCAAACACTTAAAACTATTAAGAAATTCAAACCATAATTCTAATAAATAAATGAAACTCGCCAAGAAATAATCAAAGGGGTTTGAATGAAAAAAGGATAATCAAAACAAGAATAATTTATATAAAGATGAAAATGAACAGAAGAATCATAGCTATGATTATAGAAGGGAAAAATTTatcacatgtcataattgtgttcaAGAACGATCAATGGTCTAAGAAATCATATGTTCCTTTGAGAaaaaataaattatcaaagaaaataaattattcctaaataagaagatCATAAGACAGTTatattgatagacttatttagTTCATTAAATGAGATTAAAGATGTAATGATATTATGAGGTTGTAATAGTTCACATAAGATTGAAGGATTTATTTCAATTCCAATAAGTGGACATGATGGTAAGAAATAAAAATAGTTGTATAATCTCGTGCCTAAGTGAGGAAAAACATTACCTTAGTATTTTAAATATAATGAAATaaattttacattaaaaaatataGTAGGATAATATGATGCAAATACTTGATCATGATATGCCACTTTGTGGATGTATCTTTTCAATTCACTCCAAGGTAGATAcatccaataatcttcaacaagaTCACAATACTCAATTTGATGATAATAATTAATAATCAAATTGAACATGGATCATATTTATCAATTAGATGTCACATATTGTTACGTACATGCCTAATTATAACAAATAGgtcaaaataaatatataaataagagCATAATAGTTATTAGTTAACTCAATTCAAAGTTAAGGTAACAAAAATATGACTACTCATAACCTTACTAACACTATACCATAGAGAGGGCATGCCACACCATTAGTCATTATCAATAGTAAATATTGTATGTGAAATatctaaataaaaatataacaatTATTATATTTTCCTTTAATTGCTATTATTTATTAGTATATGTATTTGCATTTAGTGGGCCTATGATATTGTTGCTATTTGTGTAGACATAAAGTATAAGATATTGTAGAACTCTTTTTTGCATTTATATAGGTTGAAAATGTGCCTTGAGGAAGTCCATGCTATGTATTGGGGTTCTTGGTCAAGGATTTTAGTAGATCACAAAATCATCTTTATTTTTATACTTTCTATTTCTTAAAATTATAAGTTATAATTATTTGTACAAAAGTGTCTATTTTCACCAATTCTACACAACAAAAagtttgtatttatttttaaatggtAAACATTTTTGAGTAggagctatgaactggtgaggtCACAAATATGGGGCTTCATCcccatttaaaaattaaataataacacCTTAAATATTCATAAAACTACCTCAAAAATACTAGTTTATAATttttgaaagaatccaaaaaaaacttGTAGGATGGAAAAGTAAGGTTCTAAGAAAGGTTAGAAAATTTTAATTGCTAGAGGTTACCCTCTAAATATCCTTGTTATCTATTTTACCCTCTTCAAAATTTGGACTTTGTAGTTGACAAAGTGGAACAAATCTAAAAAGTTCGTATGAATGGGAATGGAGGAATAAAAGAGAAAGATTCTCATTAAATGGAACACTCTTTCTAGCCCTAAATTTATTGGGGTCTTGGGCTCAGAAAAATCTAACCTTGATGGAatattgtcatttttgtcattgatgtcaaatctagtTATCCAGTTAGGACCATATGGTGTATGCTGTTGGAAACAGTTTCGGTATTCTAGTTTTGGTATTGCAGTTATAGTATTACTGGAAGAAAGGTATGAGATATGATACAAGGCATAAATGATCTATTGGAGTTATTTTCAGAAGATTCTCATCTTTGAAATCTTGAGTTGTGTTTATCTTGGTTTATATTCTATCTCGATATTAGTTGTGTTTTCTGACATCAGTCATATTAATTGTATCGAATTGTATCTATCATGTTTTATGTTTTGGCATCTGTGGTATACATGGTATCTATATTTTGGAGTTAGGAGTTATTGTGCTCAGATTTTTATGCTTATGGGTCTATATCTAAGGGTTTGGTAGACTCTTGTTCTATTTtagtaattaaggtatatgcattggTAAATAAAATGTGTGAAAGAAGCGTGTAGAAGATCTCATGGAGGCCAACTTTGTTATCATATATTTTGTTAAGGCTTTGTTAGATAATGTTTCAATTCAAGAAACATATTATTTATGCTTGGATGACATATTATCTTGGTATATAATCTTtctaatatatatgtgtgtatgaatttagaagaatatgtaAATACAGTGCGTGGAAGCAAGATAGAAAAGGTGCAAATTGTGAACCAGCGAAGTATGTGTTGTGTGGTAGAGTAAGTAATGTGTAGAGTTGTGGTCaatgttgcagtaatcctttattGAATTTGTTGTAGGTATTTGTGGATAGTGGTATAGTAATCCTTTACCGGATCTACTGTATATTTTATAGGTTTTGATCTAAGCTTAATTTAgaattgatctcatgcatttggagatgcaacttccCTCAACTCATTTGTATCTCTGGCAGTGAGCCACTTTTAGAATTTGATAGTGAGccaccccattttgtaaacaccatataactagttatattatcttcagAGCTAACACTcctcatggtttttcccatttgggttttccacatataaaatctactcttccatttgtggttgtgttttctgtttattttgtattttctatttcatgttgatgagcttaattgatgaaattgatatattagTAAAATGTTTAGAAGTTGTGGAAAGTTTTAGAATCTatgagaatactgattcaccccccctcttagtattctattcTATTGAACCAATTCAACATTTAGTATTAGAGCTTTAGTCCCTTGcttgaaagcttaactgcttgagggagatccttattAGTTGAATCATGGCATCAATTAGTTTGATTGAAGAATATCAGCTGGATGAATAATTGAAGACAGCCCTTGAAGATCTAGAAAGTGTTGGATTTTAGAATGAGGAATTGAAAAAGAATGTGAAGGTAGTGAATGAATGTGtgtagaagttgagagagcaaatcTGAAAGttcaaattgaggcataaggaagttaacaatAAGTTGAAGTAGGCAAATGAAACAATTAAAGATCTAATGCAAAACCTTaaggagaaaaacaagatagaAGAAACCCTGAAACAATCAATCAAGTTGAAGACTAgagaatgtgagaagctagaacaAAAATTAAAGAAGCTaaaggtagagagtaaggttgtTGATAGCAGTATGCTCTTGGAAGAATTGATCAACATGCAAAAAGATCATTTAGACAAGACCTGACTTGGATTTAAACCCGATGAATGTTCAAATCAGACTgacaaagataaaggaaaagaatatAAGGTAGAATTGGAGAAGAAATCATAAGATGTAGGCAAGATCTAGAATCAGAGTGTGAAGAAACCATTGGTTCATCAaccaaatgcacaaaggtacccatcatttaatggccATTGTTTTCAATGCACAAATCTGGTCATAAGGTTGCAAAGTGTAGAAGCATTCAGTATTACAATTACAAGAGATTTGGTCATAAGGCAAAATACTGTAGAAATCATACTATGAGTCAGAATCATAATCTGGTTGGAACAAATAAAGTGAATAATAACTTTCATGAATATTTTCATTCATGAAATGGTTATGGTCACAAAGgtaattagtgtagatctagaatacATTCAGAAATTTATTGTAGAAGAACATCAATTGTTACATGTGCAAGCAATTTGAACACTATGCTAATTAGTGTAAAAAGAGAAATATGAAGGAGTTTATAGAGAATAATTTAATAAAGGCTAGTGAATTACAGAAAAAGGAAATTTTGGTTTGGAGAAATAAGGAAGTGAACAATGGTAGCGAGCTTGTTATAAAGAAATCCAACGTAGGCACCTCTTCCTCCAGTAATTGAGCA
This window harbors:
- the LOC131065446 gene encoding indole-3-acetic acid-amido synthetase GH3.5-like, with translation MSKAMLPDNNVIPGDNDKKALEFIENVTIHADRVQAQVLSEILTRNANTEYLKRYDLNGLTDRDSFKKLLPVITYEDLLPDIVRIANGDKSPILSSHPVSEFLTSSGTSAGERKLMPTIEEELDRRTLLYSLLMPVMNQYIKGLDKGKGMYFLFIKSETKTPGGLVARPVLTSYYKSRHFREKPFDPYNVYTSPMEAILCPDSHQSMYAQLLCGLAQNKQVLRAGAVFASGLLRAIRFLEQHWRSLCHDIRMGSVSEEDVTDPSLRKVVMNILSPNPELADLMESECSKASWEGIIKRIWPNTKYLEVIVTGAMAQYIPTLDFYSGGLPQLCTMYASSECYFGLNLHPLSKPWDVSYTIMPNMGYFEFLPLRRDNHSEKINNQLELVELADVKVGEEYELVVTTYAGLYRYRVGDVLRVTGFHNSAPQFHFVCRKNVMLSIDSDKTDEVELQNAVNKATEHLESYGARVIEYTSYADVSTIPGHYVLFWELNSARHAEVPAEVLQQCCLTVEECLNSVYRQGRAADKSIGPLEIKIVEIGTFDELMDYALSRGASINQYKAPRCVKFAPILELLNSRVTASYFSPMCPKWTPTRTDWESHTKSL